In Pseudomonas deceptionensis, a single window of DNA contains:
- a CDS encoding OprD family porin, producing MKVTSSALLALSISSLTAMAHADEFMPTELKATSAQSETKGFIEEQSLSGTTRNWYANELKRRDDRFSYNNHGTRESTPRRINWVQGTILDYKSGFTQGTIGFSTQVAAYNAVALDRDAKDIAGPNNRTLTHSDGDAVGQWSKLGLANLSARMSNTTLTVGRQNFSSPTIDVIGNRALPSSFQGVGLHSEEFNNLSFDAGSFDRVSPRTEASLSKFRSEYGAAGAETDRASVAGLNYQPLKNLKTTLYATHVEDFWNQYYFGAVHDIGDNAVLGLNTNLNYYKTLDTGSKALGNINNDAYSLAFGLTHQAHTVTLAFQQIVGDEYFDYLHETNGIYLANSLLSDFNGPNEKSLQLAYSINMAQYGIPGLKFNAYHARGWDIDGTKYKGTAYDVKNMDGEDHSEYSIGTSYAVQSGPLKATAIRATYTTHRASKNQADGNINEFRLVTTIPFNIL from the coding sequence ATGAAAGTCACTAGCAGCGCGTTGTTAGCCTTGTCCATCAGCAGCCTCACGGCGATGGCACATGCCGATGAGTTCATGCCTACCGAATTGAAAGCCACCAGCGCTCAAAGCGAAACCAAGGGTTTCATTGAAGAGCAGTCACTGAGCGGCACCACCCGCAACTGGTACGCCAACGAACTCAAGCGTCGCGATGATCGCTTCAGCTACAACAACCATGGCACCCGAGAGTCCACCCCGCGCCGGATCAACTGGGTGCAGGGCACCATCCTCGATTACAAGTCGGGGTTCACCCAGGGCACCATCGGCTTCAGCACCCAGGTTGCGGCTTACAACGCCGTTGCTCTGGACCGTGACGCCAAAGACATTGCCGGCCCGAACAACCGCACCCTCACCCACAGCGACGGCGATGCTGTCGGCCAGTGGAGCAAACTGGGCCTGGCCAACCTCAGCGCACGCATGTCCAACACCACGCTGACGGTAGGCCGGCAGAACTTCAGCAGCCCGACCATCGACGTGATCGGTAACCGTGCACTGCCTTCCAGCTTTCAAGGGGTGGGCTTGCACAGTGAAGAGTTCAACAACCTGTCCTTCGACGCTGGCTCCTTTGACCGCGTATCCCCGCGTACCGAAGCAAGCCTGAGCAAGTTCCGCAGCGAGTACGGCGCAGCCGGCGCCGAAACTGACCGTGCCAGCGTTGCTGGCCTGAACTACCAGCCGCTCAAAAACCTGAAAACCACGCTGTACGCGACTCACGTTGAAGACTTCTGGAACCAGTACTACTTCGGCGCCGTACACGACATCGGCGACAACGCCGTGCTGGGCCTGAACACCAATCTCAACTACTACAAAACCCTCGATACCGGCAGCAAGGCCCTGGGCAACATCAACAACGATGCCTACAGCCTGGCATTCGGCCTGACCCACCAGGCCCATACCGTGACCCTGGCGTTCCAGCAAATCGTCGGCGACGAGTACTTCGACTACCTGCACGAAACCAACGGTATCTACCTGGCCAACTCCCTGCTCTCGGACTTCAACGGCCCGAACGAGAAGTCGCTGCAACTGGCTTACAGCATCAACATGGCGCAATACGGCATTCCAGGCCTGAAGTTCAACGCCTACCACGCTCGCGGCTGGGACATTGACGGTACCAAGTACAAAGGCACCGCCTACGACGTGAAGAACATGGACGGCGAAGACCACTCCGAATACAGCATTGGCACATCCTATGCCGTTCAAAGCGGTCCACTGAAAGCCACTGCCATCCGCGCAACCTACACCACCCACCGCGCCAGCAAAAACCAGGCAGACGGCAACATCAACGAGTTCCGTCTGGTGACCACCATCCCGTTCAACATTCTGTAA
- a CDS encoding ABC transporter substrate-binding protein, translated as MRNPLVLSVLLSAGVLAGSPLANAANSLVFCSEGSPAGFDTAQYTTATDNDAAEPIYNRLAEFEKGGTAAGPALATRWDISEDGLTYTFHLRDGVKFHTTKWFTPTRNFNADDVLFTFNRMLNPEHPFRKAYPTEFPYFTGMSLDKNIASVEKTDPMTVVMKLNSVDAAFIQNLAMSFAAILSAEYADQLLKTGKPSDINQKPVGTGPYVFQRYQKDSNIRYAANKDYWDPSQVKLDNLIFSINVDASARMQKLRKNECQVSLSPRPADVAALKADPKLQVIEKPGFNLGYIAYNVQHKPFDQLQVRQALDMAVNKDEILKAVYQGAGQKAVNAMPPTQWSYDETIVDAPYNPEKAKELLKAAGVKEGTEITLWAMPVQRPYNPNAKLMAEMLQSDWGKVGLKVKIVSYEWGEYIKRTKNGEHDISLIGWTGDNGDPDNWLGTLYSCDAIGGNNYSMWCDKDYDALVKKAKTVTDRDQRTVLYKQAQQLLKQQVPITPIAHSTVNQPLSAKVEGFKVSPFGRNAFSGVSLKD; from the coding sequence ATGCGCAACCCTCTGGTTTTATCTGTTTTGCTCAGTGCCGGCGTACTTGCCGGCAGCCCGCTCGCAAACGCCGCCAACAGCCTGGTGTTTTGCTCTGAAGGCAGCCCTGCCGGTTTTGATACCGCGCAGTACACCACCGCCACCGACAACGACGCGGCCGAGCCGATCTACAACCGCCTCGCCGAATTCGAAAAAGGCGGCACCGCCGCCGGCCCGGCCCTTGCCACTCGCTGGGATATTTCCGAGGACGGCCTGACCTACACCTTCCACCTGCGTGACGGGGTCAAGTTTCACACCACCAAGTGGTTCACTCCGACCCGTAATTTCAATGCCGATGACGTGCTCTTCACGTTCAACCGCATGCTTAACCCCGAACACCCGTTCCGTAAGGCTTACCCGACCGAGTTCCCCTACTTCACCGGGATGAGCCTGGACAAGAACATCGCCAGCGTCGAAAAAACCGACCCGATGACCGTGGTCATGAAACTCAATTCGGTAGACGCCGCCTTTATTCAAAACCTGGCCATGAGCTTTGCCGCGATCCTGTCCGCCGAATACGCCGATCAACTGCTCAAGACCGGCAAGCCAAGCGACATCAACCAGAAGCCGGTCGGCACCGGGCCGTACGTGTTCCAGCGCTATCAAAAAGACTCGAACATCCGTTATGCCGCCAACAAGGATTACTGGGACCCGAGCCAGGTCAAACTCGATAACCTGATTTTCTCGATCAACGTCGATGCCTCCGCCCGCATGCAGAAGCTGCGCAAGAACGAATGCCAGGTTTCGCTGAGCCCGCGCCCGGCAGACGTCGCAGCCCTCAAGGCAGACCCGAAGCTGCAGGTCATCGAAAAGCCCGGCTTCAACCTCGGTTACATCGCCTACAACGTGCAACACAAGCCGTTTGACCAGCTGCAAGTGCGTCAGGCGCTGGATATGGCCGTCAACAAGGACGAGATCCTCAAGGCCGTGTACCAGGGCGCAGGCCAAAAGGCAGTCAATGCCATGCCGCCGACGCAATGGTCCTACGACGAAACCATCGTTGACGCCCCCTACAACCCTGAAAAAGCCAAAGAGCTGCTCAAGGCCGCAGGCGTCAAGGAAGGCACCGAAATCACCCTGTGGGCCATGCCCGTACAGCGTCCTTACAACCCGAACGCCAAGCTCATGGCCGAAATGCTGCAGTCGGACTGGGGCAAGGTCGGGCTCAAGGTCAAGATCGTCAGCTATGAATGGGGCGAGTACATCAAGCGCACCAAAAATGGCGAGCATGACATCAGCCTGATTGGCTGGACCGGCGACAACGGTGACCCGGACAACTGGCTCGGCACGCTGTACAGCTGCGACGCCATTGGCGGCAATAACTACTCCATGTGGTGCGACAAGGACTACGACGCGCTGGTCAAAAAAGCCAAGACCGTCACCGACCGTGACCAACGCACAGTGCTCTACAAACAGGCCCAGCAGTTGCTCAAGCAACAGGTGCCGATCACACCCATTGCGCACTCCACGGTCAACCAGCCGTTAAGCGCAAAAGTCGAAGGGTTCAAGGTCAGCCCCTTCGGGCGCAACGCCTTCTCGGGTGTCAGCCTCAAAGACTAA
- a CDS encoding ABC transporter substrate-binding protein → MFKHAVIPFLVGASLLASAPFAHAATNLVFCSEGSPAGFDPGQYTTGTDFDASAETIYNRLSQFQRGGTAVEPGLATSWDVSPDNLTWTFHLRDGVKFHTTPYFTPTRDFNADDVLFTFNRMLDKDMPFRKAYPTEFPYFTDMGMDKNIAKVEKIDDKTVRFTLNTVDAAFIQNLAMSFASLQSAEYADKLLKEGKPADINQKPIGTGPFVFKSYQKDSNIRYTGNKDYWKPEDVKIDNLIFAITTDPSVRIQKLKKNECQVTLFPRPADLKALGEDTNLKMPHQAGFNLGYIAYNVMDKIKGSNEPNPMAQLKVRQALDMSVNKQQIIDSVYQGAGQLAVGSMPPTQWSYDTSIKDAPFDPEKAKQLLKEAGIKDGTEITLWAMPVQRPYNPNAKLMAEMLQSDWSKIGIKAKIMTYEWGEYIKRSKGGENGAMLIGWSGDNGDPDNWLGTLFGCDSLEGNNFSKWCDPQFDKLVKAAKATTDVAERTKLYQQAQQLLKSQVPMTPIAHSTVYQPMRKNVEDFKISPFGLNSFYGVSITK, encoded by the coding sequence ATGTTCAAACACGCGGTCATTCCGTTTTTAGTAGGCGCCAGCCTGTTGGCAAGCGCACCTTTCGCCCATGCAGCGACCAATCTGGTGTTCTGCTCTGAAGGCAGCCCGGCTGGTTTTGACCCGGGCCAGTACACCACCGGTACTGACTTCGATGCGTCGGCCGAAACCATCTACAACCGTTTGAGCCAGTTCCAGCGTGGCGGTACCGCCGTAGAGCCAGGCCTGGCGACCAGCTGGGATGTCTCGCCGGACAACCTGACATGGACCTTCCACCTGCGTGATGGCGTCAAGTTCCACACCACGCCGTACTTCACGCCGACCCGTGATTTCAACGCCGACGACGTGCTCTTCACGTTCAACCGCATGCTCGACAAAGACATGCCGTTCCGTAAGGCCTACCCGACCGAATTCCCTTATTTCACCGACATGGGCATGGATAAAAACATCGCCAAGGTGGAAAAAATCGACGACAAGACCGTGCGCTTCACGCTGAACACGGTCGATGCCGCATTCATCCAGAACCTGGCCATGAGCTTTGCCTCCCTCCAGTCCGCCGAGTACGCCGACAAGCTGCTCAAGGAAGGCAAGCCTGCCGATATCAACCAGAAGCCGATCGGCACCGGCCCATTTGTATTCAAGAGCTACCAGAAAGACTCGAACATCCGTTACACCGGCAACAAGGACTACTGGAAGCCTGAAGACGTCAAGATCGACAACCTGATCTTCGCCATCACCACCGACCCGTCGGTGCGCATCCAGAAGCTTAAAAAGAACGAGTGCCAGGTCACCCTCTTCCCGCGCCCGGCAGACCTCAAGGCCCTTGGCGAAGACACCAACCTGAAGATGCCGCATCAGGCCGGCTTCAACCTCGGTTACATCGCCTACAACGTGATGGACAAGATCAAGGGCAGCAACGAGCCAAACCCGATGGCCCAGCTCAAGGTCCGTCAGGCGCTGGACATGTCGGTGAACAAGCAGCAAATCATCGACTCGGTGTACCAGGGCGCAGGCCAGCTGGCTGTTGGCTCCATGCCGCCGACCCAATGGTCGTATGACACCAGCATCAAGGACGCCCCTTTCGACCCGGAAAAAGCCAAGCAGCTGCTTAAAGAAGCGGGCATCAAGGACGGCACCGAAATCACCCTGTGGGCCATGCCGGTTCAACGTCCCTACAACCCCAATGCCAAGCTGATGGCTGAAATGCTCCAGTCCGACTGGAGCAAGATCGGCATCAAGGCCAAAATCATGACCTACGAATGGGGCGAGTACATCAAGCGCTCCAAGGGCGGTGAGAACGGCGCAATGCTGATTGGCTGGAGCGGCGACAACGGTGACCCGGACAACTGGCTCGGCACCCTGTTCGGTTGCGACTCGCTGGAAGGCAACAACTTCTCCAAGTGGTGCGATCCGCAGTTCGACAAACTGGTGAAAGCCGCCAAGGCCACCACCGACGTTGCAGAGCGCACAAAACTGTACCAACAGGCGCAGCAACTGCTCAAAAGCCAAGTCCCTATGACACCTATCGCACACTCGACGGTGTATCAGCCGATGCGCAAAAACGTAGAGGATTTCAAGATCAGCCCGTTCGGCTTGAACTCCTTCTACGGAGTCAGCATCACCAAATAA
- a CDS encoding SIMPL domain-containing protein (The SIMPL domain is named for its presence in mouse protein SIMPL (signalling molecule that associates with mouse pelle-like kinase). Bacterial member BP26, from Brucella, was shown to assemble into a channel-like structure, while YggE from E. coli has been associated with resistance to oxidative stress.) translates to MSTFKPTAALLTLSLGAIASAPALADDIHYNQISLRAEASQEVPRDLMIVTLYTEAQNTDAAKLAAEITTSMNKAIGQAKSVKEVTLRQGNRNSYPIYDNKTQKITGWRERAELRLESTDFAALSKLTGDLMQTLKMGSMQFTVANATRKTSEDALLKDAVNAFKARAQLATDALGGKGYKIVNLNLNTNGYPQPYMRSAMMMKAGAPAMDSAPTPEVEAGTSEVSMSADGVIEVQMQ, encoded by the coding sequence ATGTCTACTTTCAAGCCTACTGCCGCCCTTCTGACCCTGAGCCTCGGCGCAATTGCCAGTGCCCCCGCCCTGGCCGACGACATTCATTACAACCAGATCTCCTTGCGTGCCGAAGCCAGTCAGGAAGTCCCCCGCGACCTTATGATCGTGACGTTGTACACCGAGGCGCAAAATACCGATGCAGCCAAGCTGGCCGCTGAAATAACCACCTCGATGAACAAGGCAATTGGCCAGGCCAAGTCCGTCAAGGAAGTGACCTTGCGCCAGGGCAACCGCAACAGCTACCCGATTTACGACAACAAAACCCAGAAGATCACCGGCTGGCGTGAGCGCGCCGAACTGCGCCTGGAAAGCACCGACTTTGCCGCATTGTCCAAGCTCACCGGCGATCTGATGCAAACACTGAAAATGGGCAGCATGCAGTTCACCGTCGCCAATGCCACCCGCAAAACCAGCGAAGACGCGCTGCTCAAGGATGCCGTCAATGCATTCAAGGCCCGCGCCCAGCTGGCCACCGATGCTCTGGGTGGCAAGGGTTACAAAATCGTCAACCTGAACCTCAACACCAATGGCTATCCGCAGCCCTACATGCGCAGCGCGATGATGATGAAAGCTGGCGCCCCGGCGATGGACTCCGCGCCGACTCCGGAAGTCGAAGCCGGTACCAGCGAAGTCAGCATGAGCGCCGACGGTGTGATTGAAGTCCAGATGCAGTAA
- a CDS encoding ATP-binding protein, with protein sequence MLAPVQLLSATRQNLWRLTFIRMLVLAAQAGSVGFAYLFNLLPLPWFQLSITLGFSMLLCAFTAIRLRTTWPVTELEYALQLACDLFIHSALLYFSGGSANPFVSYYLVPLTIAAVTLPWRYSLVLTGIALALYTLLLMQFYPIDTVPFFREKLQIYGMWLSFALSAAVITFFAAKMGEELRRQEELRALRREEGLRDQQLLAVATQAAGAAHELGTPLSTMSVLLKEMRRDHQDPELQDDLSVLQDQVKLCKETLQQLVRAAEANRRLAIEVQDVTQWLDEALNRWHLMRPEATYRFQCLGHAPVPRLAPPPDLTQALLNLLNNAADACPEGLEVCLDWDAVDLTISIRDHGPGVPLAIAEQIGKPFFTTKGKGFGLGLFLSKASVTRAGGSVKLYSHEDGGTLTELRLPRVARGNENE encoded by the coding sequence ATGCTCGCCCCCGTTCAATTATTGTCTGCAACCCGCCAGAACCTGTGGCGCCTTACGTTTATCCGCATGTTGGTGCTGGCTGCGCAAGCGGGTTCAGTGGGCTTTGCCTACCTGTTCAATTTGCTGCCGCTGCCCTGGTTCCAGCTGAGTATCACACTCGGTTTTTCCATGCTGCTGTGTGCTTTTACCGCGATCCGGCTACGCACCACCTGGCCGGTGACGGAGCTGGAATACGCGCTGCAACTGGCTTGTGACCTGTTTATCCACAGCGCCTTGCTGTACTTCTCGGGAGGCTCGGCCAACCCGTTTGTGTCTTATTACCTGGTGCCGCTGACCATCGCTGCGGTGACATTGCCCTGGCGTTACTCGTTGGTGCTGACCGGGATTGCGCTGGCGCTCTACACGCTGTTGCTGATGCAGTTCTACCCGATAGACACGGTGCCGTTCTTCCGCGAAAAGCTGCAGATTTACGGGATGTGGCTGAGTTTTGCGCTGTCGGCGGCAGTGATTACGTTTTTCGCTGCCAAGATGGGTGAAGAGCTGCGCCGTCAGGAAGAACTGCGTGCCCTGCGCCGTGAAGAAGGTCTGCGCGACCAGCAATTGCTGGCGGTGGCAACGCAAGCGGCCGGTGCCGCCCACGAGTTGGGTACACCGTTGTCGACCATGAGCGTGCTGCTTAAAGAGATGCGCCGTGATCATCAGGACCCTGAATTGCAGGATGATCTGAGCGTGCTTCAGGATCAGGTCAAGCTGTGCAAGGAAACCCTGCAGCAACTGGTGCGTGCCGCTGAAGCCAACCGTCGTTTGGCGATTGAGGTTCAGGACGTCACGCAGTGGCTGGACGAGGCCTTGAACCGCTGGCACTTGATGCGCCCTGAAGCCACTTACCGCTTTCAGTGCCTGGGCCACGCGCCGGTTCCGCGCCTGGCGCCACCGCCGGACTTGACCCAGGCGCTGCTCAACTTGCTCAACAATGCAGCCGACGCCTGCCCTGAAGGGCTGGAAGTCTGCCTCGATTGGGATGCAGTTGATTTGACCATCAGTATTCGCGACCACGGTCCAGGTGTACCGTTGGCCATCGCCGAGCAAATCGGCAAACCCTTTTTTACCACCAAGGGCAAAGGCTTCGGTCTGGGCCTATTCTTGAGCAAAGCCAGCGTGACCCGCGCTGGCGGCTCGGTAAAACTCTACAGTCATGAGGATGGCGGAACGCTCACTGAGCTGCGCCTCCCACGTGTCGCCCGAGGAAATGAAAATGAGTGA
- a CDS encoding response regulator transcription factor — protein sequence MSEEIQVEGEELPHLLLVDDDATFTRVMARAMSRRGFRVSTAGSAEEGLILAQQDLPDYAALDLKMDGDSGLVLLPKLLELDPEMRVVILTGYSSIATAVEAIKRGACNYLCKPADADDVLAALLSQHADLETLVPDNPMSVDRLQWEHIQRVLGEHEGNISATARALGMHRRTLQRKLQKRPVRR from the coding sequence ATGAGTGAAGAAATTCAGGTCGAAGGCGAAGAGCTGCCGCATTTGTTGTTGGTAGATGACGACGCCACGTTTACCCGCGTGATGGCTCGCGCCATGAGCCGACGCGGTTTTCGCGTCAGCACGGCGGGCTCCGCTGAAGAAGGGCTGATTCTGGCTCAACAGGATCTTCCCGATTATGCGGCGCTGGATCTTAAAATGGACGGCGATTCAGGCCTGGTCCTGCTGCCCAAGCTGCTTGAGCTTGATCCCGAGATGCGGGTGGTGATCCTCACCGGCTATTCGAGCATCGCCACAGCCGTTGAGGCGATCAAGCGCGGCGCCTGCAATTACCTGTGCAAACCTGCGGATGCGGATGACGTACTCGCCGCTTTGTTGTCCCAGCATGCTGACCTCGAAACCCTGGTGCCGGACAACCCGATGTCGGTTGACCGTCTGCAGTGGGAACACATCCAGCGCGTGCTGGGTGAGCATGAAGGCAATATTTCGGCCACTGCCCGTGCCCTGGGCATGCACCGTCGTACGTTGCAGCGCAAGTTGCAAAAGCGCCCGGTAAGACGCTGA
- a CDS encoding ABC transporter ATP-binding protein/permease: MNQNAEPSVVNDAVRGQFIPRVWGLITPYWRSEERAWAWTLLVAVIALSLVSVGISVWINHWYKDFYNALEKKDGAAFWSLIGYFGIIAAVGIVGAVYRLYLTQMLTIRWRRWLTEKHFARWLEHKNYYQLEQGGYTDNPDQRISEDLNSFTDNTLTLGLGLIRTLVSLVSFSVILWGVSGSIDVFGITIPGYMFWCALLYAAVGSWLAHLIGRRLIGLSNQQQRFEADLRFAMVRVRENAESIALYNGEPNEHERLSTRFDRVWKNFWTQMKVTKRLTFFTAGYSQIAIIFPFVVAAPRYFAGKIELGELMQINSAFSNVQENFSWFIDAYVTLAAWRATCDRLLSFRQAMTDNEQRAPAIDVQHQGEALKIDELSLDLADGRPLLHDANLQVEAGDRVMLSGRSGSGKSTLLRAMGGLWPQGGGAIRLPEERALFLPQKPYLPIGTLRDALSYPQPGDSYDTERYEQVLRSCRLEHLISKLDEVNHWQRLLSGGEQQRLAFARALLYRPRWLYMDEATSAMDEEDEAMMYQALIDQLPGLSIVSVGHRSSLARFHPRHVRIEAGQLMAQ, translated from the coding sequence ATGAATCAGAACGCTGAGCCTTCTGTCGTGAATGATGCTGTGCGTGGGCAATTCATACCTCGGGTCTGGGGCCTCATAACACCCTACTGGCGCAGTGAAGAGCGTGCCTGGGCGTGGACGTTGCTGGTTGCAGTGATCGCCTTGTCCCTGGTCAGCGTGGGCATCTCGGTGTGGATCAACCATTGGTACAAGGACTTCTACAACGCGCTGGAGAAAAAGGACGGCGCTGCGTTCTGGAGCCTGATCGGCTATTTCGGGATCATCGCGGCGGTGGGCATTGTCGGTGCGGTATACCGGCTTTACCTGACCCAGATGCTGACCATTCGCTGGCGTCGCTGGCTGACCGAAAAGCATTTCGCACGGTGGCTCGAACACAAGAACTACTACCAGCTGGAGCAGGGCGGTTACACCGATAACCCTGACCAGCGCATCAGTGAAGACCTCAACTCGTTCACCGACAATACCCTCACCCTCGGCCTTGGCTTGATCCGTACCCTGGTCAGTCTGGTGTCCTTCTCGGTGATCCTGTGGGGCGTTTCGGGCAGCATTGACGTCTTTGGCATCACCATCCCCGGTTACATGTTCTGGTGCGCGCTGCTGTACGCCGCCGTCGGTAGCTGGCTGGCGCACTTGATTGGTCGCCGCCTGATCGGTTTGAGCAATCAACAACAACGCTTCGAAGCTGACCTGCGTTTCGCGATGGTTCGGGTGCGGGAAAACGCCGAGAGCATTGCGTTGTACAACGGTGAGCCCAATGAGCATGAGCGGCTGAGCACACGTTTCGATCGGGTCTGGAAGAACTTCTGGACGCAAATGAAGGTGACAAAGCGCCTGACGTTTTTCACCGCGGGTTACTCGCAAATCGCCATTATCTTTCCGTTTGTTGTCGCCGCGCCGCGCTACTTCGCTGGCAAGATCGAGCTGGGGGAACTGATGCAAATCAACTCGGCCTTCAGCAACGTGCAAGAGAACTTCAGCTGGTTTATCGACGCCTACGTGACCTTGGCCGCATGGCGCGCCACCTGTGATCGTTTGCTCAGCTTTCGCCAGGCCATGACCGACAATGAACAGCGTGCACCGGCGATTGATGTACAGCACCAGGGGGAGGCGCTGAAGATTGATGAGCTTAGCCTGGACCTGGCCGATGGCCGCCCTTTGCTGCATGACGCCAACTTGCAGGTGGAGGCCGGGGACAGGGTGATGCTCAGCGGCCGCTCCGGAAGCGGTAAAAGTACCTTGTTGCGGGCCATGGGCGGGCTTTGGCCGCAAGGAGGCGGGGCGATCCGGTTGCCCGAGGAGCGCGCGCTGTTCTTGCCACAAAAGCCGTACCTGCCCATTGGCACCCTGCGTGACGCCTTGAGTTATCCACAGCCCGGCGACAGCTACGACACAGAACGCTATGAGCAAGTGCTGCGTAGCTGCCGTCTTGAGCATCTGATCTCCAAGCTCGACGAGGTCAACCACTGGCAGCGCCTGTTGTCCGGGGGCGAGCAGCAACGCTTGGCCTTTGCCCGCGCGCTGTTGTATCGGCCGCGGTGGCTTTACATGGACGAGGCCACCTCGGCGATGGACGAAGAAGACGAGGCCATGATGTACCAGGCCCTCATCGATCAACTGCCGGGGTTGAGCATTGTCAGCGTGGGGCATCGCAGCAGTCTGGCGCGCTTCCACCCTCGGCATGTGCGGATCGAGGCGGGGCAGTTGATGGCGCAGTAG
- a CDS encoding PA4642 family protein — protein MRKDKKQLIGDEIGDEQIKLFLDFEPVDAISPSLHKLIKAYRGLRIDDFGRFLTFFKEAGYDLDGKDEHGQTFVDIIKDQRNADEYIELIEQTRG, from the coding sequence ATGCGTAAAGATAAGAAGCAGTTGATTGGTGATGAGATCGGCGACGAGCAGATCAAGTTGTTCCTGGACTTTGAACCCGTGGACGCCATTTCGCCGTCGCTGCACAAACTGATCAAAGCCTATCGCGGTCTGCGTATCGATGACTTTGGGCGTTTCCTGACCTTCTTCAAAGAGGCTGGTTACGACCTGGATGGCAAAGATGAGCATGGCCAGACGTTTGTAGACATCATCAAGGATCAGCGTAACGCCGATGAGTACATCGAGCTTATCGAGCAGACTCGCGGCTGA
- the mqo gene encoding malate dehydrogenase (quinone): protein MAHNEAVDVVLVGAGIMSATLAVLLKELDPGITLEVVEQMDSGAAESSNPWNNAGTGHAGLCELNYTPQAADGSIDIKKAVHINAQFEVSKQFWAYLAQKGTFGSCKSFISPVPHLSYVEGEKGVSFLKKRFEVLSKHHAFSDMEYTEDKAKMTEWMPLMMPGRPADQHISATRVMQGTDVNFGALTQQLLKHLASAPDTQIKYSKKVTGLKRNGSGWTVSIKDTNSGNTRDVDAKFVFLGAGGAALPLLQASGIEESKGYGGFPVSGQWLRCDNPEVVKLHQAKVYSQAAVGSPPMSVPHLDTRVVDGKKSLLFGPYAGFTTKFLKHGSFLDLPMSIRLGNIGPMLAVARDNMDLTKYLVSEVRQSMEQRLDSLRRFYPQAKAEDWRLEVAGQRVQIIKKDPKKGGVLQFGTELVAAKDGSLAALLGASPGASVTVSIMLDLIERCFAQKANGEWATKLKEIFPAREKVLETDAELYREISTRNSELLELVEPQSAGTSIA, encoded by the coding sequence ATGGCGCATAACGAAGCAGTGGACGTAGTACTGGTTGGAGCGGGCATCATGAGTGCCACCCTCGCCGTACTGCTCAAAGAGCTCGACCCCGGCATCACGCTGGAAGTTGTTGAGCAGATGGACTCCGGTGCTGCGGAGAGTTCCAACCCGTGGAACAACGCAGGCACCGGCCACGCTGGCCTTTGTGAATTGAACTACACGCCACAGGCGGCTGATGGTTCGATCGATATCAAAAAGGCTGTGCATATCAATGCCCAGTTCGAAGTCTCGAAACAGTTTTGGGCCTACCTGGCGCAAAAAGGGACCTTCGGTTCGTGCAAGTCCTTCATCAGCCCAGTGCCTCACCTGAGCTACGTTGAAGGCGAAAAAGGCGTGTCCTTCCTGAAAAAACGTTTTGAAGTGCTGAGCAAGCACCATGCGTTTTCAGACATGGAATACACCGAAGACAAAGCCAAGATGACCGAGTGGATGCCCCTGATGATGCCGGGCCGCCCTGCGGACCAACACATCTCGGCCACCCGCGTAATGCAGGGTACTGACGTCAACTTCGGCGCCCTGACCCAGCAGCTGCTCAAGCATCTGGCCAGCGCACCGGACACCCAGATCAAGTACAGCAAAAAAGTTACCGGCCTCAAGCGTAATGGCAGTGGCTGGACCGTCAGCATCAAGGACACCAACAGCGGCAACACCCGCGACGTTGATGCCAAGTTCGTGTTCCTGGGGGCAGGCGGTGCGGCCTTGCCGCTGCTGCAAGCCTCGGGCATCGAAGAAAGCAAAGGCTATGGCGGCTTCCCGGTCAGCGGCCAATGGCTGCGTTGCGACAACCCGGAAGTGGTCAAGCTGCACCAGGCCAAGGTTTACAGCCAGGCCGCAGTGGGTTCGCCGCCGATGTCGGTGCCGCACCTGGACACTCGCGTGGTTGATGGCAAAAAGTCGTTGCTGTTCGGACCTTATGCCGGCTTCACCACCAAGTTCCTCAAGCACGGTTCGTTCCTTGACCTGCCGATGTCGATCCGTCTGGGCAACATCGGGCCAATGCTCGCCGTCGCTCGCGACAACATGGACCTGACCAAGTACCTGGTCAGCGAAGTGCGCCAGTCGATGGAGCAACGTCTCGACTCCCTGCGTCGCTTCTACCCGCAGGCAAAAGCCGAAGACTGGCGTCTTGAAGTGGCCGGCCAACGGGTTCAGATCATCAAGAAAGACCCGAAAAAAGGCGGCGTGCTGCAGTTCGGTACCGAACTGGTTGCGGCCAAAGACGGCTCGCTGGCTGCTCTGCTGGGCGCCTCTCCGGGCGCTTCGGTCACGGTGTCGATCATGCTGGACCTGATCGAACGTTGCTTCGCACAGAAGGCCAATGGCGAATGGGCAACCAAGCTCAAGGAAATCTTCCCGGCACGGGAAAAAGTCCTTGAAACCGACGCCGAGCTGTATCGCGAAATCAGCACCCGCAACTCCGAGTTGCTGGAACTGGTAGAGCCACAAAGTGCTGGCACCAGCATCGCGTAA